A DNA window from Oryzias latipes chromosome 5, ASM223467v1 contains the following coding sequences:
- the LOC101157124 gene encoding calcium/calmodulin-dependent protein kinase type 1D isoform X1, translating into MGRKEITCSWKKSTSNIKDVFDFEGKMGSGSFSEVFMVREKKTGRLYALKCLKKKHLAHSNLENEINILRRIKHENVVGLEDFYESRTHYYLVMQLVSGGELFDRILDKGVYTEKDASRVIKQVLQAVSYLHQNSIVHRDLKPENLLFFNTDENAKIMVSDFGLSKTPEHGVMSTACGTPGYVAPEVLAQKPYSKAVDCWSIGVIAYILLCGYPPFFEENETRLFSKIMRAEYAFHSPFWDDISESAKDFVRNMMEKNPLKRFTTEQALRHPWIAADTAKDLDIYPSVCEQMEKNFAKSRWKQAINAATAINHMKRMSLSEPSPSPLCLPGVTAETPTQNQQEPIVPHPDKKDPLDPNGNLVASHHVTRGDPEATDLHSFHPESDTTFRPVKSVEVVAQRTEPPLQSGVCVVM; encoded by the exons ATGGGGCGCAAGGAGATCACCTGCAGCTGGAAGAAGAGCACCAGCAACATCAAGGATGTCTTCGACTTTGAAGGAAAAATGGGCTC GGGCTCCTTCTCAGAGGTCTTCATGGTAAGGGAGAAGAAAACAGGTCGGCTCTACGCTCTGAAGTGTCTGAAGAAGAAACATCTGGCTCACAGCAACCTGGAGAATGAAATCAACATCCTGAGGAG GATAAAGCATGAGAATGTGGTGGGGCTGGAGGACTTCTACGAGAGCCGCACACATTACTACCTGGTCATGCAGCT GGTctcaggtggggagctgtttgATCGCATCTTGGATAAGGGGGTGTACACGGAGAAGGACGCCAGCAGAGTGATCAAGCAGGTGCTGCAGGCTGTCAGCTACCTGCACCAGAACAGCATCGTCCACAGGGACCTAAAG CCTGAGAACCTGCTGTTCTTCAACACGGACGAGAACGCCAAGATCATGGTGAGCGACTTTGGTCTGTCCAAGACTCCGGAGCACGGCGTCATGTCCACGGCGTGCGGCACTCCGGGATACGTTG CTCCGGAGGTTTTGGCTCAGAAACCGTACAGCAAAGCAGTGGACTGCTGGTCCATCGGCGTCATCGCATACATCCT GCTCTGTGGATATCCTCCCTTCTTTGAAGAGAACGAGACGCGGCTGTTTTCAAAGATCATGAGGGCCGAGTATGCGTTCCACTCCCCCTTCTGGGACGACATCTCAGAGTCAG CCAAAGACTTTGTCAGGAACATGATGGAGAAGAACCCTCTGAAGCGCTTCACCACCGAGCAGGCCCTCAGACACCCATG GATCGCTGCAGACACGGCCAAGGACCTTGACATCTACCCGTCCGTCTGCGAACAGATGGAGAAGAACTTTGCCAAATCCAGGTGGAAG CAAGCCATCAATGCAGCCACAGCCATCAACCACATGAAGAGGATGTCCCTGAGTGAGCCCTCCCCCTCCCCACTCTGCCTGCCTGGCGTCACTGCCGAGACCCCCACCCAGAACCAGCAGGAGCCCATCGTCCCCCACCCTGACAAAAAAGACCCCCTTGATCCAAACGGGAACCTGGTTGCGTCTCATCATGTTACCCGCGGGGATCCAGAGGCCACCGACCTCCACAGCTTCCACCCAGAGAGCGACACCACCTTCAGGCCGGTGAAGAG TGTGGAGGTGGTGGCCCAGAGGACAGAACCCCCGCTGCAGTCTGGTGTCtgtgtggtcatgtga
- the LOC101157124 gene encoding calcium/calmodulin-dependent protein kinase type 1G isoform X2 — translation MVREKKTGRLYALKCLKKKHLAHSNLENEINILRRIKHENVVGLEDFYESRTHYYLVMQLVSGGELFDRILDKGVYTEKDASRVIKQVLQAVSYLHQNSIVHRDLKPENLLFFNTDENAKIMVSDFGLSKTPEHGVMSTACGTPGYVAPEVLAQKPYSKAVDCWSIGVIAYILLCGYPPFFEENETRLFSKIMRAEYAFHSPFWDDISESAKDFVRNMMEKNPLKRFTTEQALRHPWIAADTAKDLDIYPSVCEQMEKNFAKSRWKQAINAATAINHMKRMSLSEPSPSPLCLPGVTAETPTQNQQEPIVPHPDKKDPLDPNGNLVASHHVTRGDPEATDLHSFHPESDTTFRPVKSVEVVAQRTEPPLQSGVCVVM, via the exons ATGGTAAGGGAGAAGAAAACAGGTCGGCTCTACGCTCTGAAGTGTCTGAAGAAGAAACATCTGGCTCACAGCAACCTGGAGAATGAAATCAACATCCTGAGGAG GATAAAGCATGAGAATGTGGTGGGGCTGGAGGACTTCTACGAGAGCCGCACACATTACTACCTGGTCATGCAGCT GGTctcaggtggggagctgtttgATCGCATCTTGGATAAGGGGGTGTACACGGAGAAGGACGCCAGCAGAGTGATCAAGCAGGTGCTGCAGGCTGTCAGCTACCTGCACCAGAACAGCATCGTCCACAGGGACCTAAAG CCTGAGAACCTGCTGTTCTTCAACACGGACGAGAACGCCAAGATCATGGTGAGCGACTTTGGTCTGTCCAAGACTCCGGAGCACGGCGTCATGTCCACGGCGTGCGGCACTCCGGGATACGTTG CTCCGGAGGTTTTGGCTCAGAAACCGTACAGCAAAGCAGTGGACTGCTGGTCCATCGGCGTCATCGCATACATCCT GCTCTGTGGATATCCTCCCTTCTTTGAAGAGAACGAGACGCGGCTGTTTTCAAAGATCATGAGGGCCGAGTATGCGTTCCACTCCCCCTTCTGGGACGACATCTCAGAGTCAG CCAAAGACTTTGTCAGGAACATGATGGAGAAGAACCCTCTGAAGCGCTTCACCACCGAGCAGGCCCTCAGACACCCATG GATCGCTGCAGACACGGCCAAGGACCTTGACATCTACCCGTCCGTCTGCGAACAGATGGAGAAGAACTTTGCCAAATCCAGGTGGAAG CAAGCCATCAATGCAGCCACAGCCATCAACCACATGAAGAGGATGTCCCTGAGTGAGCCCTCCCCCTCCCCACTCTGCCTGCCTGGCGTCACTGCCGAGACCCCCACCCAGAACCAGCAGGAGCCCATCGTCCCCCACCCTGACAAAAAAGACCCCCTTGATCCAAACGGGAACCTGGTTGCGTCTCATCATGTTACCCGCGGGGATCCAGAGGCCACCGACCTCCACAGCTTCCACCCAGAGAGCGACACCACCTTCAGGCCGGTGAAGAG TGTGGAGGTGGTGGCCCAGAGGACAGAACCCCCGCTGCAGTCTGGTGTCtgtgtggtcatgtga